CGGTCCACCACCACCCACAGCCCCTCTCCGGCCATCAACACCGATCGCCGGTGGACGCAGCGACCGGGGTGCCGGCGGTAGCCGTGATGCTCGCCGCTGCACCAGGCGGCCAGGCCGTCCCCGCCGAACCGCAGCAACTCCGCCTCGGTCCAGTACAGGCACTTGAACTGGCGGTAGTGGAGCATCTGATCGCGGCCGTCGACCACCACGGTGTTGTGCGCCGCGGTGCGGACGAAGTGGTCGTGCCACTCGCGCGGGCCGTTGTAGAGGTAGCTCCCAGGGTCAACCAGCACGTTCTGGCCCCTCCACCAGACGTCCAGCGAGAGCATGTCCACCTGGGCGAACCGGTCACGCACCGTGCCGCAGCGAAAGGCCGCGAAGGTGCGCTCGTCCGCGGCACGGAGCACGTGGAAGCCGGTGTGCCCGAAGGAGACGGAGCGGCGCGGTCGGGGGCGCAGCGGCGCTTGGAGAGCCGCTGCGCCGAGCCACCAGGCGGCCTCCTCGTCCCAGGGCCCGGGGGGATAGAGCCGCTCGGCCCGCGTCAGCACCGAGAGGGACTGCAAGAGCGGCCGGAAGTCGCCGTACTCGCAGGTGCTCAGGACGCAGGGCAGCGCCCCGTCGTTGAACCCGAAGTTGGGGAGGCGGCCGTCCTCCGGGTTCTGCTGCTGGTGGAGGAAGTCCAGCCCTCGCTCCATGCCAGCAAGCCATTCGCCCGGAACCGCTGCGCCCTGCGCGCGCCGCAGCGCGGCGGCGAAGAGGTACCCCTGGAGCGCGACGCGCTCGTAGTTGTGGGAGAGCTGGATGTAGCCACCGTCAGGGTAGAACTGCCGACCGGCCTGCTCCGTCAGAAGCTCGAGGGCCAGCGCGGACCACCGCGCGGCCTGCGGAAGTCCGGGCAGCGCGGTGCCGGCCAGGAGCAGGCCGACGGCCTCCGAGATGAGGTGGTTGTTGTAGACCGCCTTCTTCGAGTAGCCGAGGTGGCGCTCGATGGCGGTGGCGCCCTCGAAGAGGGCGCGGGCCAAGATCGCCTCGAGCCCGGACGGTGCGGCCTTTGCCAGCGCAGAGGCCGCGAAGGTCCAGGCCATGAGGCGAAAGGCGGTCTCCTGCCCGGACGCCCAGTGCGGCCCCTTGCCATACGGGTTGGCAGCCAGGAACCCGTCTACCTGCGCGGCCAGCGCTCGGCCGAGTCCCGTGGCCTGGTCCGGGAAGAACGCGGCGGCCCGCGCCAGGTGGTAGGCCTGCGGGAAGCGCGCGGCCTCCCAGACCAGCTTGACGTCGCCCGGGCTGGGCCGGGCCCGCAGCACCTTCGACCAGTGGACGTCCGCCGGCCAGCGCTCCCCGCTGACGGGATCCCGGTGCCAGTCGATGGGGTGCCGGTAGTCGAGCAGGTGACGGCCAAACCCG
The genomic region above belongs to Anaeromyxobacter sp. and contains:
- a CDS encoding alginate lyase family protein, coding for MSSILGGVRDRAQEMLELGPGGLAFRAAWEFELRSGLLAVLDGPPRPPARLSLAPGLPFGHPAELGGLRGTIGAPALEGLLDAARKGAGGRILGFGRHLLDYRHPIDWHRDPVSGERWPADVHWSKVLRARPSPGDVKLVWEAARFPQAYHLARAAAFFPDQATGLGRALAAQVDGFLAANPYGKGPHWASGQETAFRLMAWTFAASALAKAAPSGLEAILARALFEGATAIERHLGYSKKAVYNNHLISEAVGLLLAGTALPGLPQAARWSALALELLTEQAGRQFYPDGGYIQLSHNYERVALQGYLFAAALRRAQGAAVPGEWLAGMERGLDFLHQQQNPEDGRLPNFGFNDGALPCVLSTCEYGDFRPLLQSLSVLTRAERLYPPGPWDEEAAWWLGAAALQAPLRPRPRRSVSFGHTGFHVLRAADERTFAAFRCGTVRDRFAQVDMLSLDVWWRGQNVLVDPGSYLYNGPREWHDHFVRTAAHNTVVVDGRDQMLHYRQFKCLYWTEAELLRFGGDGLAAWCSGEHHGYRRHPGRCVHRRSVLMAGEGLWVVVDRIEGDGVHLARLQWLGGEHPWHAIPGGMVLGTPAGPFHVQVLDDRAAVAEATVAAGQAQPPRGWLSRHYAEKVAVPSLVVEARGLLPITLVSVLSSGPAITSAEGQAWTVRTSDLSLSFQLEATGPEGLVVGTP